In a genomic window of Nitrospira sp. ND1:
- the arsC gene encoding arsenate reductase (glutaredoxin) (This arsenate reductase requires both glutathione and glutaredoxin to convert arsenate to arsenite, after which the efflux transporter formed by ArsA and ArsB can extrude the arsenite from the cell, providing resistance.), translating to MAEITIYQKPTCSTCREAVRIVRESGQPFKAINYYEQPFTKSRLKALLKKAGLTAREVLRTKEDLYKSLKLSDPALSEDHVLDLMVLHPDLIQRPLVEKGDKAMLARPADTITQML from the coding sequence ATGGCGGAGATCACGATTTATCAGAAGCCCACTTGTTCAACGTGTCGCGAGGCCGTCCGGATTGTGCGCGAAAGCGGGCAACCGTTCAAGGCGATCAATTATTATGAGCAACCCTTCACGAAGAGCCGGCTCAAGGCCCTGCTGAAGAAAGCCGGACTGACGGCGCGTGAGGTCTTACGGACGAAGGAAGATCTCTACAAGTCGCTGAAGCTATCCGACCCGGCGCTGAGCGAGGACCATGTGCTCGACCTGATGGTTCTGCATCCGGATTTGATCCAGCGTCCGCTGGTCGAAAAAGGCGACAAGGCCATGCTGGCGCGCCCGGCGGACACGATCACTCAAATGCTGTGA
- a CDS encoding aspartate ammonia-lyase: MKKASRTTGTAASMTTSTRMERDTMGELPVPSNAYYGVQTARAIENFPISSLRIPRAMIRAMGLIKRAAASVNHSLKLLDKKPADAIVRAATEVVEGRLDAEFPVDIFQTGSGTSTNMNTNEVISNRATELLGGARGSKLVHPNDHVNLGQSSNDVVPTAIHIAASETIQRQLIPALTQLHKALNGKAREFDKIVKIGRTHLQDATPVRLGQEFGGYARQIELGIARMKRAQAALSEVALGGTAVGTGLNCHPKFAGKVMAIISKETGCAFKEAVNHFEGQSAQDSLVEASGDLRTLAVSLMKIANDIRWLGSGPRCGLGEINLPETQPGSSIMPGKVNPVIAESVTMVCAQVIGNDVTITVGGQAANFELIVMLPVMAYNLLQSIELLATASTNFAVKCIDGIKANEERCKSLIEESLAMCTALAPVIGYEAAAKLAKDAYKSGKTVREVAREQNVLPEKRLTQLLDPWRMTQAGGPVGSAGG; encoded by the coding sequence ATGAAGAAAGCTTCGCGCACAACCGGCACCGCCGCATCCATGACCACTTCCACGCGCATGGAGCGCGACACGATGGGAGAACTGCCGGTTCCCTCCAATGCCTATTACGGGGTCCAGACCGCCCGCGCGATCGAGAACTTCCCGATCAGTTCGCTTCGTATTCCCCGCGCCATGATCCGGGCCATGGGACTCATCAAACGCGCCGCCGCTTCGGTAAACCATTCGTTGAAACTGCTCGACAAGAAGCCGGCGGACGCCATCGTTCGCGCCGCCACCGAAGTGGTGGAGGGACGTCTGGATGCCGAATTCCCGGTCGACATCTTCCAAACCGGCTCCGGCACCTCGACCAACATGAATACCAACGAAGTCATTTCGAACCGGGCCACGGAACTGCTCGGCGGCGCCAGGGGCAGCAAACTGGTGCACCCGAACGACCATGTGAACCTGGGCCAATCCAGTAACGACGTGGTTCCGACCGCCATCCACATTGCGGCCTCGGAAACGATTCAACGCCAACTGATTCCCGCACTGACGCAACTCCACAAGGCGCTCAACGGCAAAGCTCGCGAGTTCGACAAGATCGTCAAGATCGGCCGCACCCATTTGCAGGACGCGACGCCGGTCCGGTTGGGACAGGAATTCGGCGGCTACGCCAGACAAATTGAACTGGGCATCGCACGGATGAAGCGAGCGCAGGCGGCGCTCAGCGAAGTGGCTCTAGGAGGGACCGCCGTCGGCACCGGACTCAATTGCCATCCGAAATTCGCCGGCAAGGTCATGGCCATCATTTCGAAGGAAACCGGATGCGCTTTTAAGGAAGCCGTCAATCACTTCGAAGGACAGTCCGCCCAGGATTCGTTGGTCGAAGCCAGCGGGGACTTGCGCACCCTGGCGGTCAGCCTCATGAAGATCGCCAACGATATTCGCTGGCTCGGGTCAGGTCCTCGCTGCGGACTCGGCGAGATCAATCTTCCGGAAACCCAGCCGGGCTCATCCATCATGCCGGGCAAAGTCAATCCGGTCATTGCGGAATCCGTCACCATGGTCTGCGCTCAGGTGATCGGCAATGACGTCACGATCACCGTCGGCGGCCAGGCGGCCAATTTCGAATTAATCGTCATGCTGCCGGTGATGGCTTACAACCTGCTGCAGTCCATCGAGCTGCTGGCGACGGCCTCCACGAACTTTGCAGTGAAATGCATTGATGGGATCAAGGCCAACGAGGAACGCTGCAAGAGTCTCATCGAAGAAAGTCTCGCCATGTGCACCGCGCTCGCGCCGGTGATCGGCTACGAGGCGGCCGCAAAACTCGCCAAGGATGCCTATAAGTCCGGCAAGACCGTCCGGGAAGTGGCTCGCGAACAGAACGTGTTGCCGGAAAAGCGACTCACGCAACTCCTCGATCCCTGGCGTATGACCCAAGCCGGCGGACCGGTCGGGAGTGCAGGCGGGTAG
- a CDS encoding DUF6116 family protein, whose protein sequence is MFAFSSVDRVSLLGRILQRLNLRFPSLFVMFALLTLADIIVPDVIPLADEIGLALLTLLLGLWKERRTQSRAQATRGATR, encoded by the coding sequence ATGTTCGCATTCAGTTCCGTTGATCGCGTGTCGCTGCTCGGAAGGATTCTGCAGCGGCTCAACCTTCGCTTTCCGTCTCTCTTCGTGATGTTCGCCCTCCTCACCCTGGCGGACATCATTGTGCCGGACGTGATCCCGCTGGCCGACGAAATCGGCCTGGCGTTGCTGACGTTGTTGCTGGGGTTGTGGAAAGAGCGTCGGACTCAGAGCCGCGCTCAAGCCACGCGAGGCGCGACGCGCTAG
- a CDS encoding Hsp20/alpha crystallin family protein: MAIVRWDPFRELEEMSDRLNRMIARPSTGTATGQGKEVMTVADWTPTVDISETESEYAIKAELPEVKKEDVKVTVEDAVLTIQGERKQEKEEKGKKYHRIERSYGRFVRSFTLPDSVDESKVRAEYADGVLHLHLPKSEKAKPKQIDVKIS; the protein is encoded by the coding sequence ATGGCGATTGTACGATGGGATCCGTTCAGGGAATTGGAGGAGATGTCCGACCGGTTGAACCGGATGATTGCGCGACCCTCAACCGGCACGGCTACCGGACAGGGGAAGGAAGTCATGACCGTTGCCGACTGGACTCCGACCGTCGACATCAGCGAAACCGAAAGCGAGTATGCCATTAAGGCTGAGCTTCCCGAGGTCAAGAAAGAAGATGTGAAGGTCACGGTCGAAGATGCGGTCCTCACCATTCAGGGTGAACGGAAACAGGAAAAGGAAGAAAAGGGCAAGAAGTACCATCGTATCGAACGGTCGTACGGTCGGTTTGTCCGGAGCTTCACACTTCCCGATTCGGTCGACGAGAGCAAGGTGAGGGCAGAGTATGCGGATGGTGTTCTGCATCTGCATCTCCCGAAATCTGAAAAGGCGAAACCGAAACAGATCGACGTCAAGATCTCCTAA
- the rnd gene encoding ribonuclease D: MATLEPEQTFITSDDALDALCDQLLNSSVIAIDTEFMGEEHFIPRLELIQVAAEGVAAVIDFPAVQETAPMARFWELVCDARIEKVLHAGRQDLELFAHHAGRLPKPFFDTQIAAAMVGYGAQTAYANLVQRVQGVKLDKAHTFTNWSQRPLSREQLIYALDDVTFLLPVHQHLRQKLSVMGRSEWVDEEFARLEVSLGAQARDPLERYQRIRGWDSLKPRAAGVLRDLAAWREGEARRRNVPRGRVMRDEVLVQLARQTPRTLDQLRGMRGMYSSEVERNGQALLATMQQALARPESEWPEVPRDRKPDPESTGVLELLQAVLKSRASVENIAPTLIATTGDLQALVERASPVEEMDIPVLRGWRRQLVGETLLSVLSGDLKVWIDPQLGKLRFGHLDHA, encoded by the coding sequence ATGGCCACACTGGAACCGGAACAGACGTTCATTACCTCCGACGATGCACTCGATGCCCTCTGTGATCAACTCCTCAACAGTTCGGTCATTGCCATCGATACCGAGTTTATGGGGGAGGAGCATTTCATCCCCCGCCTGGAGTTGATCCAGGTCGCAGCGGAAGGGGTGGCGGCGGTCATCGACTTCCCGGCCGTGCAAGAGACCGCGCCAATGGCCCGATTCTGGGAGCTTGTCTGCGATGCCCGCATTGAAAAAGTGCTGCATGCGGGACGGCAGGACCTGGAACTGTTTGCGCACCATGCCGGACGTCTGCCGAAGCCGTTTTTCGATACGCAAATCGCCGCCGCCATGGTCGGCTACGGCGCGCAGACCGCCTATGCCAACCTGGTCCAGCGCGTCCAGGGTGTGAAACTCGACAAGGCCCATACGTTTACGAATTGGAGCCAGCGGCCGCTGAGCCGGGAGCAGCTGATTTATGCCCTGGATGACGTGACCTTTCTGCTCCCGGTGCATCAGCATCTCCGGCAGAAATTATCCGTGATGGGTCGCTCGGAGTGGGTGGACGAGGAATTTGCCCGCTTGGAGGTCTCTCTCGGCGCGCAGGCGCGGGACCCGCTGGAGCGATATCAACGAATCCGTGGATGGGATAGCCTCAAACCACGCGCGGCCGGCGTCCTGCGCGACCTTGCAGCCTGGCGTGAAGGGGAGGCCCGGCGTCGCAACGTCCCGCGAGGACGAGTGATGCGTGACGAGGTGCTGGTGCAACTGGCCCGTCAAACACCGCGCACACTGGATCAATTGCGCGGCATGCGGGGGATGTATTCGTCGGAAGTCGAACGGAACGGACAGGCGCTTCTCGCCACCATGCAGCAGGCGTTGGCGCGACCGGAATCCGAATGGCCCGAGGTCCCGCGCGATCGCAAACCGGATCCCGAGTCCACCGGCGTGCTGGAGCTGCTGCAGGCTGTGCTGAAGTCTCGTGCCTCCGTGGAGAACATTGCCCCGACGTTGATCGCCACCACCGGTGACTTGCAGGCCCTGGTCGAACGCGCCTCGCCGGTGGAGGAGATGGACATTCCCGTGTTGCGGGGATGGCGGCGGCAACTGGTCGGAGAAACACTCCTCAGCGTCTTATCCGGCGATCTGAAGGTGTGGATCGACCCACAACTCGGCAAACTCCGCTTCGGCCATCTCGATCACGCGTAA
- a CDS encoding FAD-dependent oxidoreductase, which produces MSATGSETSGHVVIVVGAGPAGMALAKKMADAGHEVIILNRDIKFGGLAEYGIFPSKLKLRGGLKKQYWDMLEQPNVHYFGNVSVGQGKDLTVEDLRGLGASAVAFSIGAQGTKAIGVEGDSAKGVFHAKDVVYHFNRLPGFGDRPFDMGKHVAIIGVGDVMVDIAHWLIKYKKVERVTAIARRGPVERKYNPKEIRAVCSNMDQEGIATEFARIKDRLAAVGQNADEVLASMTAEFTKCEPTGSPSKMGFRFLASPKRVLVDANNRVRALEMEENKLEPKGEDTAAVGLKQLYEFPVDSVVFAVGDRVDETVGLPYKNGVYVTNPNKTGNDPDDSLFQAYDEKSGQIVDGVFLAGWARKASEGLVGIAKRDGDWCAEVISRYLTTQATRSRGTMDGVIAKLHTILKDRKSRPVDLEGLKVLDTVEKAHAASPEAIGEFKFASNADMLAHIERGRG; this is translated from the coding sequence ATGAGCGCAACCGGTTCTGAGACAAGCGGACATGTCGTCATCGTCGTGGGCGCAGGCCCGGCTGGAATGGCCCTGGCCAAGAAGATGGCGGATGCGGGCCACGAGGTCATCATTCTCAATCGCGACATTAAGTTCGGCGGGTTGGCGGAGTACGGAATCTTCCCCAGCAAGCTCAAACTGCGTGGTGGGTTGAAGAAGCAATATTGGGACATGCTCGAGCAGCCCAATGTCCACTACTTCGGCAACGTCTCAGTCGGGCAGGGTAAGGACCTCACGGTTGAAGATTTGCGCGGATTGGGTGCCAGCGCCGTCGCCTTCTCCATCGGCGCGCAAGGGACAAAAGCCATCGGGGTTGAAGGGGATTCCGCCAAGGGCGTGTTCCATGCCAAGGACGTAGTGTACCACTTCAATCGCCTGCCGGGTTTCGGCGACCGTCCGTTCGACATGGGAAAACATGTCGCCATCATCGGCGTCGGCGACGTGATGGTCGACATCGCCCACTGGTTGATCAAGTATAAGAAGGTGGAGCGTGTCACCGCCATCGCCCGCCGCGGGCCGGTTGAGCGCAAATACAACCCGAAAGAAATCCGGGCCGTCTGCTCCAACATGGATCAGGAAGGCATCGCCACGGAATTTGCCCGCATCAAGGACCGGCTGGCTGCAGTCGGTCAGAATGCCGACGAAGTGCTGGCGAGTATGACCGCCGAATTTACGAAGTGTGAACCCACAGGCAGCCCCTCCAAGATGGGCTTTCGTTTTCTGGCCTCCCCGAAGCGCGTACTGGTCGACGCCAACAATCGCGTCCGCGCACTTGAGATGGAAGAAAATAAGCTGGAGCCGAAAGGTGAAGACACCGCCGCGGTCGGACTCAAACAATTGTATGAGTTCCCCGTCGATAGCGTCGTGTTTGCCGTGGGAGACCGGGTTGATGAAACCGTGGGGCTCCCCTATAAGAACGGCGTCTACGTCACCAACCCGAACAAGACCGGAAACGATCCGGACGATTCCCTCTTTCAAGCGTATGACGAGAAATCAGGACAGATCGTTGATGGCGTTTTTCTCGCCGGTTGGGCCCGCAAAGCCAGCGAAGGTCTGGTGGGGATCGCCAAGCGGGACGGGGACTGGTGCGCGGAAGTGATCTCCCGCTACTTGACGACTCAAGCGACGCGCTCACGAGGAACGATGGATGGAGTGATCGCGAAACTTCACACCATCCTCAAGGATCGAAAGAGTCGGCCGGTGGATCTGGAAGGACTCAAAGTGTTGGATACGGTGGAAAAAGCTCATGCGGCCTCTCCCGAGGCCATCGGAGAGTTTAAGTTCGCATCGAACGCCGACATGCTGGCCCATATCGAACGGGGGCGCGGCTAG
- a CDS encoding citrate synthase: MPHDFMPGLAGVPAAKSAISDVDGTRGVLEYRGIRVEELCQHSSFLETSYLLLFGRLPTAPELAQWVDDVTHHRRIKFRIVDLLKVMPEHGHPMDALQAAVAALGMFYPGRNVKDVANNYWSAVRLIAKLPTIVAAWARLRRGDEYIPPRDDLPFSDNFLYMLTETVPHPLWSEVFDDCLILHAEHTMNASTFAGMVTASTLADPYTVVASSIGALKGPLHGGANEEVVMMLREIGSPAQARATVEARLQGKHKLMGFGHRVYKVKDPRATVLQDLCMRLFNVCGTSPLYEVAVAVEQLAGERLTDKGIYPNVDFYSGIIYDKMGIEVDLFTPLFAMARVSGWLAHWLEQLRENKLYRPDQIYSGEHDRHYVPIDKR, encoded by the coding sequence ATGCCGCATGACTTCATGCCGGGGCTTGCCGGTGTTCCTGCCGCAAAATCAGCGATCAGCGATGTCGATGGAACGCGAGGCGTGCTTGAATATCGGGGCATCCGCGTCGAGGAACTCTGCCAGCACTCGTCGTTTCTCGAAACGAGTTATCTGCTGTTGTTCGGTCGACTGCCGACCGCACCGGAGCTCGCGCAGTGGGTAGATGACGTCACGCACCACCGACGTATCAAATTTCGCATCGTCGATCTGTTGAAGGTGATGCCCGAGCATGGGCATCCCATGGATGCGTTGCAGGCGGCCGTCGCGGCACTCGGGATGTTCTACCCCGGCCGCAATGTGAAGGACGTCGCCAACAACTACTGGTCGGCCGTGCGCCTGATCGCCAAACTGCCGACGATCGTAGCGGCCTGGGCGCGCCTGAGACGCGGAGACGAGTACATCCCCCCGCGAGACGATTTGCCGTTTTCCGATAACTTTCTCTATATGCTGACCGAAACCGTTCCACATCCGTTGTGGAGCGAAGTGTTCGACGACTGCCTGATTCTGCACGCCGAACACACCATGAATGCCTCGACCTTTGCCGGCATGGTGACGGCCTCCACTCTGGCCGACCCGTACACCGTCGTCGCCTCCTCGATCGGCGCGCTGAAGGGCCCGTTGCACGGCGGCGCAAACGAAGAGGTCGTCATGATGCTGAGGGAAATCGGCAGCCCGGCACAGGCCCGTGCGACGGTGGAAGCCAGACTGCAAGGGAAACACAAACTCATGGGGTTCGGGCACCGGGTCTACAAGGTGAAGGATCCGCGCGCGACCGTGCTGCAGGACCTCTGCATGCGTCTCTTCAACGTCTGCGGAACGTCTCCGCTGTATGAAGTGGCGGTGGCGGTGGAGCAACTCGCGGGCGAACGATTGACGGATAAGGGGATATACCCGAACGTCGACTTTTACTCCGGCATCATCTACGACAAAATGGGCATCGAGGTGGATCTCTTTACGCCGCTGTTCGCCATGGCGCGAGTGAGCGGATGGCTGGCGCATTGGCTGGAGCAACTGCGGGAGAACAAACTCTATCGGCCGGACCAGATCTACTCCGGCGAACATGACCGGCACTACGTGCCGATCGACAAGCGGTAG
- a CDS encoding J domain-containing protein — translation MAFSTNRLFKYQRGMRRRIGMLRAKNVDSMEFAVDFMMQERVDSYFRIEPGLEEVERSLQQIEEELELVRDVSGAIRLESRLEFVEDRWDELDSEVRERPRRRRRKINLADFLKAAGGEGSPTGATNEVTNAYDAYQILGLEFGTPLADVTTSFRQRAKELHPDARNGDRSSEPELRRILEAYQFLKEYLSLSNTEPPISRGAEYRPTE, via the coding sequence GTGGCCTTTTCGACCAATCGCCTGTTTAAATATCAGCGAGGCATGCGGCGGCGCATCGGCATGTTACGCGCCAAGAATGTCGACAGCATGGAGTTTGCCGTCGACTTCATGATGCAGGAACGGGTCGACAGCTACTTCCGCATCGAACCTGGGCTCGAAGAAGTCGAACGGTCGCTGCAACAGATCGAAGAGGAATTGGAACTGGTGAGGGATGTTTCGGGCGCCATTCGGCTGGAGTCCCGATTGGAGTTCGTCGAAGACCGCTGGGACGAACTCGACAGTGAAGTGCGGGAACGTCCGCGCCGCCGGCGCCGCAAAATCAACCTGGCCGACTTTCTCAAAGCCGCGGGAGGGGAGGGAAGTCCCACCGGCGCGACCAATGAAGTCACCAATGCCTACGATGCCTATCAGATTCTGGGCCTCGAGTTCGGCACTCCGCTCGCCGATGTGACCACGTCCTTCCGTCAACGCGCCAAAGAACTCCACCCCGATGCGCGCAACGGCGACCGCAGTTCAGAACCAGAGCTCCGGCGCATCCTCGAAGCCTATCAATTTCTCAAAGAATACTTGAGCCTGAGCAACACCGAACCGCCGATTTCACGCGGGGCGGAATATCGCCCCACTGAGTAA